A single window of Melospiza georgiana isolate bMelGeo1 chromosome 19, bMelGeo1.pri, whole genome shotgun sequence DNA harbors:
- the AKAP1 gene encoding A-kinase anchor protein 1, mitochondrial — MALRFRNFVPYAIPGVLALLGCWWIYSWRKKHSGYCNKQAIAIAREKQEEVSESDARPKAEACVPRRVPLLSEEECLEQPAPSSLLPAGLTTPSPLHPAHEGPELSRDPPDLPATAAGPSPKDDSEQLESVGSGEGGGVPARASLPVLAGSSECDQNMALGQGLGANQGQQPPLTQESLGVTEDTSNTEQSDESSFKPPEEKQMPGIVQSATGSVTACCLGLEKEAGAPQAFLNEAEVSGHKDSAVSVLPGSLESTCPKQSREEEMSEPITGTVPVCQKDTQPKGDELEREKIGGVSLDKEVEKIEQVAIQIISKVILAATEEVLSGSAGDASPWLCQASRAEAPLGMESVAASAQAPVEGATAADEGVAAGEQGQGVTGCSSHGCWASPVQGSTEDCQVKSCVCRESQGFGRTQVENSLEKSPLSMEDSGYGTHTPGGGMSVEEPLQSTVLSVTSEQHSDSLSTASAPDTSAEQRLEPRETPSAAGLPEGSTVPYSNGILKEDGPDLSQECSSAPGTDGDHSEGSDVNSVDFVDSGNAMRKTVARQNAKLEGGSSKPDFVIWEIEVPKELVGRLIGKQGRFMSYLRQASGAKIYVSTLPYFRDSQVCHIEGTSQQVEKVLSLIGKKFKELCLTNIYTLPPPMPMPLHSLLVSAWLFLPDGVTVEVVVAHQVDAGHMFLQQHTHPTFHVLRSLDQQMFACYSQPEIPTLPTPVEVGIICAAPGLDGAWLRAQVISYFEETDEVELKYVDYGGYDKVKVDTLRQIRSDFLTLPFQGAEVLLDNVVPLPDEDHFSPEADAAVSEMTRGAVLVAQVTNYDSVTGLPLIQLWNLMGDEVVSINRTLVERGFARWLDY; from the exons ATGGCTTTACGCTTCCGCAACTTCGTCCCGTATGCCATTCCCGGAGTGCTGGCGCTTCTTGGCTGCTGGTGGATCTATTCCTGGAGAAAAAAGCACTCGGGCTATTGCAACAAACAAGCAATAGCCATTGCAAGGGAGAAGCAGGAGGAAGTATCAGAGAGCGATGCACGTCCCAAGGCAGAAGCATGTGTCCCTCGGAGAGTGCCTCTGTTGTCAGAAGAGgagtgcctggagcagccagcccccagctccctgctgcctgcgGGGCTGACAACGCCCTCTCCCCTGCACCCAGCTCACGAGGGGCCAGAGCTCTCACGGGACCCCCCAGAcctgccagccacagcagctgggccCAGCCCCAAGGACGACAGTGAGCAGCTGGAATCGGTAGGATCTGGAGAGGGAGGCGGTGTCCCTGCTCGTGCCTcgctccctgtgctggctgggagcTCAGAGTGTGACCAGAACATGGCACTGGGGCAAGGCTTGGGGGCAAACCAAGGCCAGCAGCCACCCCTGACACAGGAGTCTTTGGGAGTCACGGAGGACACCAGCAACACGGAGCAGTCGGATGAGTCTTCGTTTAAGCCCCCTGAGGAAAAGCAGATGCCAGGAATTGTGCAGTCAGCTACTGGCTCTGTGACAGCCTGTTGCTTGGGATTGGAGAAAGAAGCCGGTGCCCCACAAGCCTTTCTGAATGAAGCTGAAGTATCAGGTCACAAGGATTCTGCAGTGAGTGTGTTACCAGGGAGTTTGGAGTCTACCTGTCCAAAGCAGTCCAGGGAAGAAGAGATGTCCGAGCCAATCACTGGTACTGTACCAGTGTGTCAGAAGGACACACAGCCAAAAGGAGATGAGTTGGAAAGAGAGAAGATTGGAGGAGTGAGTTTGGACAAGGAAGTAGAGAAAATTGAGCAGGTAGCAATACAGATAATTTCCAAGGTCATTTTGGCAGCAACTGAGGAAGTGCTGTCGGGTTCTGCAGGTGATGCATCCCCTTGGCTCTGCCAGGCCAGCCGGGCTGAGGCTCCTCTGGGAATGGAGAGTGttgctgcctctgctcaggCGCCTGTGGAGggagccacagcagctgatgagggtgtggctgcaggggagcagggTCAGGGTGTGACAGGTTGTTCATCACACGGCTGTTGGGCCAGCCCTGTTCAGGGGAGCACAGAGGACTGTCAGGTaaagagctgtgtgtgcagggagtCCCAAGGATTTGGTCGGACTCAAGTGGAGAACTCTCTGGAAAAGTCACCTTTGTCCATGGAGGACTCTGGGtatggcacacacacacctggaggTGGGATGAGTGTGGAGGAGCCCCTGCAGAGCACAGTGCTGTCTGTCACATCAGAGCAGCACTCGGACTCACTGagcacagcctcagccccagACACGTCTGCTGAGCAGCGCTTGGAACCAAGGGAGACCCCCTCTGCTGCGGGGCTGCCCGAGGGCAGCACGGTGCCCTACAGCAATGGGATCCTGAAAGAGGATGGGCCAGACCTGAGTCAGGAGTGTAgcagtgctccaggcacagaTGGAGATCACTCAGAAG GTTCAGATGTAAATAGTGTGGATTTTGTGGACAGTGGCAATGCCATGAGGAAGACGGTGGCTCGCCAGAACGCGAAGCTGGAAGGAGGATCCAGCAAGCCAGACTTTGTTATCTGGGAAATCGAGGTCCCAAAG GAATTGGTTGGCCGCTTGATTGGCAAACAGGGGAGGTTTATGAGCTACCTGAGACAAGCGTCTGGTGCCAAGATTTATGTCTCAACACTACCTTATTTCCGTGACTCCCAAGTCTGTCACATCGAAG GGACCTCTCAGCAAGTGGAGAAAGTCCTGAGCCTGATTGGCAAGAAGTTCAAAGAGCTGTGTCTCACCAACATCTACACCCTCCCTCCGCCGATGCCAATGCCGCTTCACTCCCTGCTCGTGTCCGCCTGG CTGTTCCTCCCCGATGGAGTCACTGtggaggtggtggtggcacACCAGGTGGACGCAGGGCAcatgttcctgcagcagcacacgcACCCCACGTTCCACGTGCTGCGCAGCCTCGACCAGCAGATGTTCGCCTGCTACTCCCAGCCCGAAATCCCAACCCTGCCCACTCCAGTAGAAG TTGGCATTatctgtgcagctccaggcctGGATGGGGCATGGCTCCGGGCTCAAGTCATCAGCTACTTCGAGGAGACCGATGAGGTGGAGCTCAAATACGTGGACTATGGAGGATATGATAAAGTGAAAGTTGACACACTCAGGCAAATCAG GTCTGATTTTTTAACACTACCTTTCCAAGGAGCAGAAGTTTTACTTGACAATGTGGTGCCACTTCCAG atGAGGATCACTTTTCCCCGGAAGCCGACGCTGCTGTCAGTGAGATGACCAGAGGTGCTGTCCTCGTGGCACAG GTCACAAATTATGACAGTGTCACAGGGCTGCCACTGATACAGCTGTGGAACTTGATGGGAGATGAG GTGGTGTCAATAAACAGGACTCTGGTGGAAAGAGGGTTTGCTCGGTGGCTCGACTACTAG